ACTCTTCCTCATCAACCTTCAATATTATTGCATAATAGCCATATATGAACGAAGTTGACAACACTAAGAAActgcaacaaaataaaaaacatagcatcaacataaaatattttttttgtaaatagtgTTAATCGGAAGATCACATCATACTGTAAATCACATAAAAGTGCAATGAtagatttaataatataaatcaaGCCTCAGAAATAACAGAAACGAAAGATAATTTAATTCAGTCATATAACATTGTCAGAATCAAGCCTGTAAACTTTCACATAAGTAAGTTTAAAAAAGTCATCAAATCTTCTGCTACATGAGCATATAATATATTATACATGATTGTATAAAATATCAATGATGATTTCGGCTGCAAAAGCTTGAAGATCTTTGTATCTTGCCTCATTATTGAATTTATTTCAACAGAATACTAGATTTTTTCTAGGAGTTAACATATACTAAACCTTGTTACACTAGATGGGaaggaatggtcccatgaatcAGATACGATGTTTTAATTCTTTTAGATGTTAAAAGTATAATAGAAAATTTACAATTAATAGTACattgaattaataaaatgaaaagaaagtatTGACATAACATCAACAACAGGGCAACTATTTCCTAAGCAGCAACCTCCTTATTTATAGACTTTATCTTGCTGCTGCTGTGAACAATAAACATGGGCAATTTCCCAAGTGGCCATCTTCTTATTTAGAGTAACAGCCACATATCAATATGAATAGCATCCATGATCCATCATTGAGCTTAATTTATGCAAATCTCAATAACTTTTGATGTTTTAATAGGTCAAAACTCTTGTGCCCTAGACTAGTCTCAACTCTACAAGGTTATTCACTTTCAATGTTCTCCATAATCAATTAATAAATGGTAGGATCTCATCCGCTCATATCTCCTTTTCTCCAGTATGTACTTCCTTGACATGTAAATGTTGGAGATTGAACCTAATCCTAAACTATATAATCATGATCATACAttctcaataaaattttatcagTAGTATGTTTTTTTTCAGATAAGATGTTTCAAGATTTATGCATTGGCAGGCACAGAGCAATCACAATTCATGAATTCACTTATACAATTTCGCAACTGAATATACAAATTCAATGGTAAATACAAGATGGACACACAAATGGAGGGAGGAAAAAACTTACAGGATAAACCATATTCCTCCAACCAAAGGTATGGCACCCCAAATTAATCCACATACAAGGCCAATGACTTGTCTAATCCAGTGCAACACGTCTCCCAATTGATCCTACAGAAAACAAAACATGCTGTTAACATGATGAGATCAACTCAACTACATAAAAGAGTATGATAAAAGAAGATTCAATGTGGTTGTTAACCAAGGACTCTATTAATTGTTAAATAATGTGTGAACATATTATCCTTGTTTAGACCAATTTTTCAGTAGGTAAATTATTTCACTTTACTATATACAAAATTAGTCCTTTATTTTAAGCCAATTACATGGAAAAATCTAAACTGGGACTAGGAATGGATCTACACAAGCTGAAAGGGGGGAAAGAAAGCAAAACCAACAAATACAAAAGATCGTCAATGAAAGAATTGAAGTACAAACCTTGTCCCATGAAGCTTCAGGATCAAACAATTTAGCGAATTTAGAAGGTGAAAGGTGACCATTCTGGTGCTGCTGTTGATGATTCAGCTTAGCGGATTTACCTTCCTTCATAGTGAGAAATTAACAATTTTCACCGATTGGAATTAAAATTAGGAGCAACTGAGTAGTGCGTATCAGCTAATTCGTGTAAAGTTCGGGTTTTTGAACCGAAATTGCGAATCCAAGGGCCAATGATTAGGTTTAGTAATTGGAATGGAAGGAAGcacaaaaagagaagaaggtgaGAGAAGGTTAGGGTTTTGGAAtacaagaaaaacagaaaagaacGTGAGTGAGGGtggaagaatttaaaaattgaaaaagtttgGAATTTGATCTGATTCAATGGCACCAAACCATTAAACTACCCACTTGCTTCTGCTGGCTGCGTTGTATTCTCAGTGACAACAGACACCAAATATTTCTTTATCATAAATtcgtttattatttattatttattttttaaatctatGAACCCTAATAAcaagtatataatatttaaatttgaatttaaattttgctaaaaatatttctaaaaaaaactaACTTCTGTACTAAATTTTACTGATAAAAaggaaatttaaaatcttttactttttagtatCATTGAATAAGTTAAATCTTTTGAAGTAAAAAGGTAATTTTTCTAGTTCAGGATTGAattcaattttacttttaaaaaatttactattCGTTTGAAACCCAAATTTCCGatcattaaatttaaatttatatatagtatCCATATATGACTCTTTCTGTTTCTGATCTCCATCCACTGTTTCACTTTGATTTCACTTCAGCTCGGAAGAAGGACCCatttcttccaattcatcttTCTTTCCGAactagggttagggttttagtGAGAAATGGGTAGCCCGAAGAAGAACGAAAGCAAGGGCTTTTTTGCCTCCGTATCTTCTAGCTTCTCCGTTTTCAGCAACGCTATGCACCGATCCGTCAATGGGTACTTCGATCATCACTCATTCCTTCAATACTCCTCAAAGCTATAGACTTTACTCACTTAATTGCATCGCTTAATTCTCTTATGCTTACCAGATTTCTGCATACGCATATGCTAGGATTGTTCATGTGATTTGAACTATTTAGGTTCCCGTATTAGTATTGCTGCAATGCTTCATCTAGTTAGTAGTTAGTAGCACATAAGTGTTCTAATAGGATAAAGAATTCACTTTTTCAACTAAAAGCATgagattttatttgttttgacttACTTTGCCACATGGTTCTTACATGATTAAAACGGCTAGGTGAAAGAAACTTGGCTGAATTCACTCTCTGTGCTTTGTAGCTCTTAGCTCCATACCAGATAAACTACTGTATGCTGCTTTGAAGAATTTTTGTGCATCATTATGATGGATTATGAATTATGTAGTATAAATAGTCAAAGAGAAGTCAGATGAAGTTCCATCTGACTAATAAAGCCATGAAGTTCCATCTGTGATATAATCCTATATGTGTGTCAATTTCCTAACTCCTAAGCCTATTTATATGATTTACCTTTGGTTCTAGACTTTTGGGATATGAAGGTGTAGAAGTCATAAATCCAGAGGGAGGTAAAGAAGATGCAGAGGAAGAAGCTCAGAGGGGAAGATGGAAGCAGGAGGtgtttatttcctttttctttttagaaagatatttaagttattttctAACCCCTTGTTCAGGCGTTTAAAATCCTTTTGGCAGTTACCCTTTACCTAAGGTAAATTGTTTGTGTGCTTGTTGTCTGAACATTATTATTCATGTTCCCTCTCTTTGGCTTGTGAATTTATAGGATAGAGATAGTTATTGGAAGATGATGCAGAAATATATTGGCGCAGATGTAACATCAATGGTGACACTACCAGTTATTATCTTTGAGCCAATGACTATGCTTCAGAAAATGGCAGAGGTCTGATAACTAGGAGATGTTGGttgttattatttatgtattttgtaaTGCCAATTGATTGAGTTTTTATATCGCACAACCTAGTTGATGGAGTACTCCTACTTGTTGGATCGGGCTGATGAATCAGAGGATCCATACATGCGGTTGGTATATGCATGTAAGTTCTTATTCCCCTTCTATTCCTCTTTTTCATGTACCCCTTTTCGAACATAGAGATATATTATTAGAAAGGAATCAGTGGCATAGAAGAGACATTTGAAgcattcaaaatttcaaactaCTTGTTCTCAATTATTTGCATGACTGACTTCCAATTCTATTAGTTCTTCTTCTTGTATTAGAATAACTTTGATCCTATCTCTAATTACACTTCACTCTTGTGATACATGTAATCATCTCAGCATCATGGGCTATATCTGTGTACTTTGCGTACCAGCGAACATGGAAGCCTTTCAATCCAATCCTTGGAGAGACTTATGAATTGGTTAACCATGGTGGAATTACATTTCTTGCAGAACAGGTATCCATCCAGTATGGGATTCTCATGGGAGCTCTCTAATTCAGATTGTTGTACATCACTCTCTCTCAAATATGTTTTGTATGACAGCATTTGCAAGAAGTTTAACCACTCCTGTTTGATGTCAAAATGAATGAATATTAAGGATATTCTTAATgtctctttttctattttggtatatataagttctttaatttaaatttcaggTGAGTCATCATCCCCCAATGAGTGCTGGGCATGCTGAGAATGACCATTTTGCATATGATGTGACTTCAAAGTTAAAAACAAAGTTTTTGGGAAATTCTGTTGATGTTTATCCTGTTGGAAGGTAATCATCatgaaatttaatttgttgGTACCTTGTTATGTTGTCATTTGTTGTTTAAGAAGGAATTAGTTTTGTGGATTATTGTTCGCAGAACACGAGTGACCCTCAAGAGAGATGGTGTTGTCTTAGATTTGGTGCCTCCACCTACAAAAGTTAACAACTTGATATTTGGCCGGACTTGGGTTGATTCACCCGGGGAAATGATAATGACAAATTTAACAACAGGAGACAAAGCTGTACTGTACTTTCAACCCTGTGGTTGGTTTGGGTCTGTAACATATCCCTCGCTTCTGTTTGATTGACTTACAatttatgcatatgatcattTGAAGATAATTGAGTAAAGTTTGTTTCCTCCTTCATCTATTTATGACTTCTATATTTCTTCTTTCATCTGTGTAAGTAGCTACTATTGTCAGCACATACAACTGTCGTTATGTATCTGATTTAGCTCTACCTGTTTCCTGATCTGCTGCAGTGCTGGTCGCTATGAAGTTGATGGATATATTTACAATTCTTCTGAGGAGCCTAAAATATTAATGACTGGGAAATGGAATGAATCACTGAGTTGCCAACCTTGTGACCCAGAAGGAGAGCCTCTACCAAACACGGAAATGAAAGAGGTGGTTTTTCTTTTCCGTGATAAACCATGACTTATTTATGCATATCTGTTGAGGAGATGCACATATCCTTATGGCCTTGTTTCTGgtactaaaaatataacaatGCTGCTATGAAGAAGGCTGATACTTCACTATTGTCATTGCCATTTCCTCTCTAATTAATGCAGGTTTGGCATGTTGCTGATGTTCCACCAAATGATAAATTCCAGTACACacattttgcccacaaaataaACAGCTTTGACACTGCCCCCAAAAAGTTGCTGGCATCAGACTCTCGTTTACGCCCAGATAGATATGCACTTGAGTTGGGTGATCTGTCGAAAGCTGGAACAGAGAAAACCAGGTTTCTCACCCtctattttcttgctttttctgTCACCCTTATGTCCAAACACATTGCAAAGTATTCCAAAAGCAATACAATTATTAATTTAAGAGTTCAATATGATCTATGTTTTCTTCTATGCTCATTGTTGAGATATTGAAATTATTGAGCTGAGGTAGATGCAAAttccattcttttatttatgttgcTTTTGTTCATTTCCAGCTTGGAGGAGAGGCAGCGAGCTGAAAAGAGAGCCCGAGAAGCAAACGGGCATAACTTCACACCAAGATGGTTTGATCTAACTGAAGAGGTGACAACAACTCCATGGGGAGAATTGGAAATCTACCAGTATAATGGTAAATATTCCGAACACCGGGCTTCTATCGATAACTCTGGCAGCATTGATAATGTTGATGTTAAATCAACTGAATTCAATCCATGGCAATATGGTAACTTGTCCACAGAGTGAACAAGTTCCAAAACGCTTTTGGTTCTTGGATGCTACCAAAGTTGTTGTAACTTCCTCTTCATACATGGAAgaaatcatgagtattttgGTTTTCTTGTTGGCTTGTGTACATTGTATCTTAAGTTCTGTTCTGCCTTAACTGAacttaatattttaattgagATATAGAGTTTTAATTGTGATATAGTGTTTTAAATGGAGCCTTATTTGTGATTACTTGTATATACTCTTAGCCTAATTTGTGAGCATATTTTTCACTCGTGGCCTATTCCTATCATTAAAACTAAAACATGCAAGATATTGAAGGATTCTCATTTTGaatcaatataattataaaggataaagtattaaattggtccCTACGCTTGTGCGGAATCCTGTTTTGGTCCTTAAAGTTTAAAGTGttctatttgaatccaaaaaagtttcatttagttTCAATATAGTTTTACCgtgaggtcaaagttaaataattaacgaaacGTGCTACATAACAGCAGTACAAGGACAAGATCGATAATCTGGAGAACAAGTACAAACTCCAAAGACATAAAATCAATCGTGGATGTATCAATAtctttatttatcattctccttaattctatagaaaatatttcatttagatttaagaaaaatgataaataaatgtattgatgtatCCACagttgattttgtgcctctagagcttgtacttgttctccagATTATCGGCATTGTTCATTTGTTCTTGTACTGCTGTCATGTAAAACattccgttaattatttaattttgatcttaCGGTGGGATTACATTGAagttaaatgaaactttttttattcaaatagaaCACTTTAAACATTAAGGACCAAAACAGGATTACACCCAAACGTATggaccaatttagtactttaccctAATTATAAATCAGCGGAGCTGTTTTCAAGAGAATTATTTAAATGAGATAGTCAATTAATAATATCTTAATCAGTTAAAGCACTTTAAATTCTTTTGATGAGATAAGCAAAAGAGACATCCACTTAGGGATTCAAAAGGTTACTTTTTCAACAAGTTATTCATAATGCTCAATGATGATTCCAATTGGTAACTAGTTTTCACCTTTACCATTTCTCTATTCGGGATGCAAACAATTTAATCATCATGGATCACATACTTTAGGTAGTGTTTACTTACAGAGATTAAAATTAAGATTGGAGAACTAAGACTTAGGATTGTATTTTGTGCCAAAAACTAGAAGTTtggaactaaaattttagtttcgagacataaaatttcAATCCTTTCAGTACTTTCAAAAAGTGAAGATACAaaggactaaaatttttaaacatgGAGATTGAAACTTTAAGAATATTTGCTTCAAtaactataaatattttaataaatattcttattttatatacata
The genomic region above belongs to Arachis duranensis cultivar V14167 chromosome 3, aradu.V14167.gnm2.J7QH, whole genome shotgun sequence and contains:
- the LOC107476840 gene encoding uncharacterized protein LOC107476840, with the translated sequence MKEGKSAKLNHQQQHQNGHLSPSKFAKLFDPEASWDKDQLGDVLHWIRQVIGLVCGLIWGAIPLVGGIWFILFLVLSTSFIYGYYAIILKVDEEEFGGHGALLQEGLFASTTLFLLSWTLVYSLAHF
- the LOC107476837 gene encoding oxysterol-binding protein-related protein 3C; translation: MGSPKKNESKGFFASVSSSFSVFSNAMHRSVNGLLGYEGVEVINPEGGKEDAEEEAQRGRWKQEDRDSYWKMMQKYIGADVTSMVTLPVIIFEPMTMLQKMAELMEYSYLLDRADESEDPYMRLVYASSWAISVYFAYQRTWKPFNPILGETYELVNHGGITFLAEQVSHHPPMSAGHAENDHFAYDVTSKLKTKFLGNSVDVYPVGRTRVTLKRDGVVLDLVPPPTKVNNLIFGRTWVDSPGEMIMTNLTTGDKAVLYFQPCGWFGAGRYEVDGYIYNSSEEPKILMTGKWNESLSCQPCDPEGEPLPNTEMKEVWHVADVPPNDKFQYTHFAHKINSFDTAPKKLLASDSRLRPDRYALELGDLSKAGTEKTSLEERQRAEKRAREANGHNFTPRWFDLTEEVTTTPWGELEIYQYNGKYSEHRASIDNSGSIDNVDVKSTEFNPWQYGNLSTE